From the genome of Spinacia oleracea cultivar Varoflay chromosome 2, BTI_SOV_V1, whole genome shotgun sequence, one region includes:
- the LOC110790455 gene encoding protein trichome birefringence-like 25, with translation MSGDSNPLKPLSFYKQNSFVIKLLILFLLFGLTIHLFSSNSIHYSSPAFESHTSSPQTDKGSDSTKLFRDEEKPKCDLFKGEWIPNQSGPVYNNSSCPFIEHHQNCMTNGRPDSGYLYWRWKPLDCNLAKFNPERFLDLMRNKSFAFIGDSISRNHVQSFLCILSQVELAKEIYHDEEYKSKTWVFPKHNFTVAVIWSPFLVKAEIFEDNDGFSTSETQLHLDKLDEKWTSQYNNFDYAIIGGGKWFLKTAIYFENNTILGCHYCHGEKNLTDLGFDYAYRKALELVLNFVINSNHKTQVLLRSVTPDHFENGEWHNGGTCNRRVPFKDGMVNITDIDRILHEVELQEFDKAIGVALEKEVWLKLLDTTRLSLLRPDGHPGPYRQSHPFAKDKNAKVQYDCLHWCLPGPIDSWNDLVMEILMND, from the exons ATGAGTGGGGATTCAAACCCATTGAAACCCCTCTCATTTTACAAACAAAATTCATTTGTAATTAAGCTTCTCATTCTCTTTCTCCTGTTTGGTTTGACAATTCATCTATTTTCTTCCAATTCCATTCATTATTCATCCCCTGCTTTCGAATCACACACTTCTTCCCCTCAAACTGATAAAG GATCCGATTCAACCAAATTATTTAGAGATGAAGAAAAACCAAAATGTGATTTGTTTAAAGGTGAATGGATTCCAAATCAATCTGGTCCAGTTTACAATAACAGTAGCTGCCCTTTCATTGAGCACCATCAGAATTGTATGACTAATGGGCGACCCGATTCGGGGTATCTATATTGGAGGTGGAAACCTTTGGATTGTAACTTGGCTAAGTTCAATCCTGAAAGGTTTCTTGATTTGATGAGGAACAAGTCATTTGCATTCATTGGAGATTCTATTTCTCGCAATCATGTGCAATCCTTTCTTTGTATCCTGTCTCAG GTGGAGCTAGCAAAGGAGATATATCACGACGAGGAATATAAATCAAAGACGTGGGTATTTCCCAAGCACAATTTTACAGTGGCGGTAATTTGGTCACCATTCCTAGTGAAAGCCGAGATTTTCGAAGACAACGATGGTTTTTCAACATCAGAAACTCAGCTCCATCTCGACAAGTTAGATGAAAAATGGACAAGCCAATACAATAACTTTGACTATGCGATAATTGGAGGTGGAAAATGGTTTCTGAAGACTGCAATCTACTTTGAGAATAACACAATCCTGGGATGTCACTACTGCCATGGGGAGAAGAACTTGACAGATCTCGGGTTTGATTATGCTTATCGCAAAGCACTTGAGCTAGTTCTAAACTTTGTGATAAATTCAAATCATAAAACGCAAGTTTTGTTAAGATCAGTAACCCCAGATCACTTTGAAAATGGAGAATGGCATAATGGTGGGACTTGTAATCGAAGAGTGCCATTCAAAGACGGAATGGTAAACATAACTGATATAGATAGGATACTTCATGAGGTAGAGTTGCAGGAATTTGATAAGGCGATTGGAGTTGCGTTGGAGAAAGAGGTGTGGTTAAAGCTTCTTGATACGACCCGACTCTCACTATTGAGGCCCGATGGACATCCTGGCCCGTACAGACAGTCGCATCCTTTTGCAAAGGATAAAAATGCAAAGGTACAGTATGATTGCTTACATTGGTGTTTGCCAGGGCCGATTGACTCGTGGAATGATTTGGTCATGGAGATTTTGATGAACGACTAG
- the LOC110790446 gene encoding protein ENHANCED DISEASE RESISTANCE 4, with product MAVESSKLRLVRCPKCENLLPELPDYSVYQCGGCGAVLRAKKNNSEASEERVGVVSEKSEKILGKVAISGVENEEVRVNNNGEGSTEVGENFGNDSKREVGNGDASKNEMSNGKLESRVDKLETLDENASGLRRPSRVFERKSSDIVAGDRLGRTRRGYFEGMRSSSSNHLGDSSKYQLDSSYRNEASRATRTELIEQDREELLRKLDELKDQLSRVNNVNDKFHEKPPLAPLVETYAEPVDCFRDQPSSFHRASRQFSSPNKHAPYFEHYHEQFPVTHSYHNSMQNSNHVPRYDDSYETPIFRRPPPQRVPSHHQYMGPELDPFEGHSFGIGMTLNHHSCSCYRCYDRQLQAPLQVPPSSFANRRFPHVANKSMSCHREVQGAFGYNSRIVDPLPHTRWPSDLNVEMGSFSRGRPQRMVLAGGGHRYRPIAGGAPFVTCHNCFEVLKLPKKVFCNKDQWQMTCGACSTVISFAITDEKLVPVDTSVKQTTQVAFQKSDGFGHDHNASFCSEDYANSVYDFQAMDREPVSSSTCQGVSSSKSEEMHNLHSVSATTSEDERFSDDLVAKKDVTSATIPPEKVASSPSPSGSPLQDPFDYTSKYRNVNRYGKGNLSSRSEQERVIANKTTVRQNSLKESLATEMEMSLDEYTNNEAPQDSADKCREEDHPKVKRGVDSFLAGIIKKSFSKSTQHLESGKKNVTVNGHLIPDKLVKKAEKMAGPIYPGHYWYDYRAGFWGIIGGPCLGIIPPFIEEFNYPMPEHCAAGNTGVFVNGRELHQRDMDLLTIRGLPTDKDKSYIIDISGRVVDEDSAQELDSLGKLAPTIEKVKHGFGMRVPKTVS from the exons ATGGCAGTGGAATCATCAAAATTAAGGTTGGTTCGTTGCCCCAAGTGTGAGAATCTACTCCCTGAGCTCCCTGATTACTCTGTCTACCAGTGTGGTGGTTGTGGTGCTGTTCTTCGAG CAAAAAAGAACAATTCAGAAGCTTCTGAGGAAAGGGTTGGGGTTGTTTCTGAGAAATCTGAGAAAATTTTGGGGAAAGTTGCTATTTCTGGGGTTGAAAATGAGGAGGTTAGGGTAAATAATAATGGTGAAGGGAGTACGGAAGTTGGTGAAAATTTTGGGAATGATTCTAAGAGAGAAGTTGGTAATGGGGATGCTAGTAAGAATGAAATGAGTAATGGCAAATTGGAGTCTAGAGTAGATAAGTTAGAGACCCTAGATGAGAATGCAAGTGGGTTAAGGAGACCTAGTCGGGTTTTTGAGCGTAAATCAAGTGATATTGTGGCAGGGGACCGATTGGGAAGGACTAGACGAGGTTACTTTGAAGGGATGAGGTCTTCGAGTTCGAATCATTTGGGTGACTCTTCTAAGTATCAATTAGATTCTAGTTATCGGAATGAAGCAAGTCGAGCTACTAGAACCGAGCTTATTGAACAAGATCGAGAGGAACTCTTGAGGAAATTGGATGAATTGAAGGATCAACTTAGTAGGGTTAACAATGTGAATGATAAGTTCCATGAAAAACCTCCTTTGGCTCCGTTAGTAGAAACTTATGCTGAACCTGTGGATTGTTTTCGTGATCAACCCTCTAGCTTTCACCGGGCTTCAAGGCAATTCTCTTCTCCGAATAAACATGCACCTTACTTTGAGCATTATCATGAGCAGTTTCCAGTTACTCATAGTTACCACAACTCAATGCAAAACTCAAATCATGTTCCTAGGTATGATGATTCTTATGAAACTCCAATATTCCGGAGACCTCCTCCACAACGGGTCCCAAGTCACCACCAATATATGGGTCCTGAGCTAGACCCTTTTGAGGGACACTCATTTGGTATTGGTATGACTCTCAATCATCATTCTTGTTCTTGCTATAGATGTTATGACCGACAACTGCAAGCTCCTTTGCAAGTCCCACCATCATCATTTGCCAATAGAAGGTTTCCTCATGTTGCGAACAAGTCTATGTCATGCCATCGTGAAGTTCAAGGAGCTTTTGGGTATAATTCTAGGATAGTTGACCCACTACCTCACACAAGGTGGCCGAGTGACCTTAATGTTGAAATGGGGAGTTTTTCTCGTGGTCGTCCTCAAAGGATGGTTCTAGCTGGGGGAGGACATCGTTATCGTCCCATAGCAGGTGGTGCTCCATTTGTAACATGCCATAATTGCTTTGAAGTATTAAAGTTGCCCAAAAAGGTGTTTTGCAACAAGGATCAGTGGCAAATGACTTGTGGAGCATGCTCCACTGTAATCTCTTTTGCCATTACGGATGAAAAACTTGTGCCTGTTGACACATCAGTAAAGCAAACAACCCAAGTAGCTTTTCAGAAAAGCGATGGGTTTGGTCATGACCATAATGCTAGCTTTTGCTCTGAGGATTATGCTAACTCGGTGTATGATTTTCAAGCGATGGATAGAGAACCTGTTTCTTCTTCAACTTGCCAGGGTGTAAGCTCCAGCAAGTCTGAAGAAATGCACAACCTTCACTCCGTTTCTGCTACTACTTCTGAGGATGAACGTTTCTCAGATGATTTGGTTGCTAAAAAGGATGTTACCTCTGCAACTATCCCACCTGAAAAAGTTGCATCTTCTCCGTCTCCTTCGGGTTCACCTCTTCAAGACCCTTTTGATTACACATCTAAATATCGTAATGTAAACCGTTATGGAAAAGGGAATTTGAGTAGTCGCTCAGAACAAGAGAGGGTTATTGCAAACAAGACTACTGTTCGACAAAATTCCTTGAAGGAATCACTAGCAACTGAGATGGAGATGTCACTTGATGAATACACAAATAATGAGGCACCACAAGACTCGGCAGATAAATGCAGAGAAGAGGATCACCCAAAAGTGAAGAGAGGGGTGGATTCATTTTTGGCAGGAATCATAAAGAAGAGCTTCTCTAAATCTACCCAACACTTGGAAAGTGGGAAAAAAAATGTTACAGTTAATGGGCATCTAATACCAGATAAGTTGGTTAAGAAAGCAGAAAAGATGGCGGGTCCAATATACCCTGGACATTACTG GTACGACTACCGAGCTGGGTTCTGGGGTATTATTGGCGGGCCTTGTCTTGGAATCATACCT CCATTTATTGAGGAGTTCAATTATCCGATGCCAGAGCATTGTGCTGCTGGGAACACTGGTGTGTTTGTGAATGGGAGAGAACTTCATCAAAGAGATATGGATTTGCTTACTATCAGAGGACTTCCGACTGATAAGGATAAATCTTACATCATTGACATCTCTGGACGGGTTGTGGATGAAGACTCTGCTCAAGAACTTGACAGCCTTGGCAAACTTGCCCCAAC GATTGAAAAGGTCAAACATGGTTTTGGTATGAGAGTCCCAAAAACTGTCTCCTAG
- the LOC130468071 gene encoding hydroquinone glucosyltransferase has protein sequence MQTANPKPHVVIIPSPGMGHLIPLVEFAKLLHFHHHFSVSLLLPTSTPPTAAQTTFLSTLPPAISPTFLPCVDPSLIPHNVAHEVTINLVHKHSLSYVRSALSSLSNVVAVVADIFGTDYFDVAREFSIPPYLYFTTNAFCLMFFFHFPSLHETVSCEYRDMVEPLVLPGCVPLYGKDFVDPTQDRQDQVYQVFLNTIKRYIFAEGIFVNTFLDLEPAAINALKTEDPNRPEIYPVGPLIQSGLGGDPDEGQECLSWLDRQPPSSVLFVSFGSGGTLTHEQMNELAIGLEKSGQRFLWVIRAPSNSTFGSFFTQGSNKDDSFGFLPEGYLDRIKDRGLLVPSWAPQIKVLTHESTDGFLSHCGWNSTLESIVYGVPLIAWPLYAEQRMNAVMLNEGLKVALRPKAKESGLVEADEIARVVNELMDGGEGKKVRERMKEFSELARNTRSEDGESTKILSQIAKKWSQNS, from the coding sequence ATGCAGACCGCAAATCCAAAACCGCACGTAGTAATAATCCCAAGCCCAGGGATGGGCCACCTTATCCCTCTGGTTGAGTTTGCCAAGCTCCTCCACTTCCACCACCACTTCTcagtctctctcctccttcccaCCTCCACCCCTCCCACCGCCGCTCAAACCACCTTCCTCTCCACCCTACCTCCTGCCATCTCCCCAACGTTTCTCCCCTGTGTCGACCCCTCTCTTATACCTCACAACGTAGCCCATGAAGTTACTATCAATCTCGTCCACAAACATTCTCTTTCCTACGTTCGATCCGCCCTCTCTTCTCTCTCCAACGTCGTCGCCGTCGTCGCCGACATCTTCGGCACAGACTACTTTGACGTTGCACGCGAGTTCAGTATCCCACCTTACTTGTACTTCACTACTAATGCTTTCTGCTTAATGTTCTTCTTCCATTTCCCTAGCTTGCACGAAACGGTGTCGTGTGAGTACCGTGATATGGTGGAACCCCTGGTTCTGCCAGGGTGTGTGCCGCTCTACGGTAAAGATTTTGTTGATCCTACTCAGGACCGTCAGGATCAGGTCTATCAAGTGTTTCTCAATACAATCAAGAGGTATATATTCGCTGAGGGTATTTTCGTCAACACGTTTTTGGATCTTGAACCAGCTGCAATAAACGCTTTAAAAACCGAAGATCCGAACAGGCCTGAAATTTACCCGGTCGGGCCGTTGATTCAATCCGGGTTGGGTGGCGATCCGGACGAGGGGCAAGAGTGTTTGAGTTGGTTGGACCGGCAGCCACCCAGTTCGgtgttgtttgtttcttttgggAGTGGAGGGACTTTAACTCATGAACAGATGAATGAATTGGCTATTGGGTTAGAAAAGAGTGGGCAAAGGTTTTTGTGGGTGATTAGAGCTCCTAGTAATTCAACATTTGGGTCATTTTTTACCCAAGGTAGTAACAAAGATGATTCCTTTGGATTTCTACCAGAGGGGTACTTGGATAGGATCAAGGATCGCGGACTTTTGGTACCTTCTTGGGCCCCACAAATAAAGGTTTTGACCCACGAGTCAACGGATGGTTTTCTGAGTCATTGTGGGTGGAACTCGACTTTGGAGAGTATTGTGTACGGAGTGCCCTTGATTGCGTGGCCACTCTATGCAGAGCAAAGGATGAATGCTGTAATGCTTAACGAAGGGCTTAAGGTGGCATTACGGCCTAAGGCTAAAGAAAGTGGCCTCGTCGAAGCAGACGAGATAGCTAGAGTTGTTAATGAGTTGATGGACGGCGGGGAAGGCAAGAAAGTAAGAGAACGGATGAAAGAGTTCAGTGAATTAGCTAGAAACACAAGGAGTGAGGATGGGGAGTCTACCAAAATTCTTAGTCAAATTGCTAAAAAATGGAGTCAAAATAGTTAA